Proteins co-encoded in one Rutidosis leptorrhynchoides isolate AG116_Rl617_1_P2 unplaced genomic scaffold, CSIRO_AGI_Rlap_v1 contig281, whole genome shotgun sequence genomic window:
- the LOC139882542 gene encoding uncharacterized protein, which translates to MNLTIYFLGRNLRSDALYRIPGTSINEQGSGLSSSPSDAPCRRPDMMLNERGFPHIAERVWIKKLVPSHTGVEGRNIDGYRKLRREGHKKVREVRVRYRKLRLGSWNVGTLTGKSLEIAEAMERKKVHILCLQETKWTGQKSRMLGKSDHKLWYSGKYKNMNGVGIVVDKSILDDVIEVQRYGDRAFRIKLMMGKDVLHVISAYAPQVGLSDSIKQEFWDSMDVIMQSVPNGEKVIIGGDLNGHEGKDRDGYDDAHGGYVYGSRNKEGESILDFASAYDLVIPNTCFQKRDSHLVTYKNGRNLSQIDFFLTRRRDRQECKDCKVIPGETLTTQHRLLVLDTKVRQWKQEKGRDDKPKIRWWSLKETKLEDFKKSMTGEDVWGLNEDVNSMWEAMERCVKRVASSMLGVSKGKGVVPRGSWWWDEATKEKIKEKSRLFRSLPKSQDANAYE; encoded by the coding sequence ATGAATCTTACGATATATTTTTTGGGGCGTAACCTCAGAAGCGACGCGCTGTATCGGATCCCGGGTACATCGATAAATGAGCAAGGATCGGGGTTGTCGTCCTCACCGAGCGACGCGCCATGTCGGCGCCCGGATATGATGTTAAATGAGCGAGGGTTCCCACACATTGCGGAACGGGTGTGGATAAAGAAGTTAGTTCCATCTCATACTGGGGTAGAGGGTAGAAATATAGATGGGTATAGAAAGCTTAGGAGGGAGGGTCATAAGAAAGTAAGGGAAGTTAGAGTGAGATATAGAAAACTAAGATTAGGTAGCTGGAATGTAGGTACTCTTACGGGGAAGTCATTGGAGATAGCGGAGGCGATGGAGAGAAAAAAGGTGCACATCTTATGTCTTCAAGAAACGAAGTGGACAGGCCAAAAGAGTAGGATGTTAGGCAAGAGCGACCACAAGCTATGGTATTCCGGAAAATATAAGAACATGAATGGAGTTGGAATAGTAGTCGACAAATCCATCCTAGATGATGTCATCGAGGTCCAAAGATATGGAGATCGTGCATTTCGCATCAAGCTCATGATGGGAAAAGATGTGTTGCATGTTATCAGCGCTTATGCTCCTCAAGTAGGGTTGAGTGATAGCATCAAACAGGAATTTTGGGATAGTATGGATGTAATAATGCAAAGCGTCCCAAATGGTGAGAAAGTCATCATCGGAGGAGATCTTAATGGACATGAGGGCAAAGATCGTGACGGATACGATGATGCTCATGGAGGATACGTATATGGGAGTAGAAATAAGGAGGGAGAGTCCATCCTCGACTTCGCTTCGGCATATGACTTGGTGATACCAAATACTTGTTTCCAAAAGAGGGATTCTCATTTGGTGACATATAAAAATGGTAGAAATCTAAGTCAAATAGACTTCTTCCTCACACGGAGGAGAGATCGTCAGGAGTGTAAGGATTGCAAGGTCATACCGGGTGAGACACTTACGACGCAACATAGGTTGTTAGTGCTAGACACAAAGGTAAGGCAATGGAAGCAAGAGAAGGGGAGGGATGATAAACCCAAAATCCGTTGGTGGAGTCTCAAAGAAACCAAACTAGAAGACTTCAAGAAGTCCATGACAGGTGAAGACGTTTGGGGACTAAATGAGGATGTGAACTCTATGTGGGAGGCGATGGAAAGATGTGTTAAAAGAGTTGCTTCCTCAATGTTAGGAGTCTCCAAAGGCAAAGGAGTCGTACCAAGAGGATCTTGGTGGTGGGATGAGGCTACAAAGGAGAAAATTAAAGAAAAAAGCAGGTTATTTAGGAGCTTGCCTAAATCTCAAGATGCCAATGCTTATGAGTGA